In Archangium violaceum, the following are encoded in one genomic region:
- a CDS encoding ferritin-like domain-containing protein, with product MAPHVLPVPSVARPLVPVDPYSNREAYARVLSMLCHAEAAALEGFKLLTHPDFVQTHAMFAKARRFLVQDESRHLEDLTQLVRRLGYDDILPPSPEEAEFWGAWRSGRLFALPFKPSVASLFCLLSEGLGYAFLYNLAQATSAPDIRAVLEANLEDEKSHLQLSLVMLERALVDDRTFLADFLIYLYGYSLLARRPIRQQRKTVEAIGLDFYVIFGSSIRFVFDLLKLVLAETGRYSPLWSVLDKFTLGLGRAPKLMKLLHLFMFLPEPPFSRWLVYHWGRLTLRLGPMGRSSPPWERPLPVPSLADLVQA from the coding sequence ATGGCACCACATGTTCTACCCGTTCCGTCCGTGGCGCGGCCGTTGGTCCCGGTTGATCCCTACAGCAACCGGGAGGCATATGCGCGCGTCCTGAGCATGCTGTGCCACGCGGAAGCCGCCGCCCTGGAAGGGTTCAAGCTGCTCACCCACCCGGACTTCGTGCAGACGCATGCGATGTTCGCCAAGGCGCGCCGGTTCCTGGTGCAGGACGAGTCACGCCACCTGGAGGACCTCACACAACTGGTGCGGAGGCTGGGCTACGACGACATCCTGCCGCCGTCGCCCGAGGAGGCCGAGTTCTGGGGCGCATGGCGCTCAGGCCGGCTCTTCGCGTTGCCCTTCAAGCCCAGCGTCGCATCCCTGTTCTGCCTCTTGTCGGAGGGCCTGGGCTATGCCTTCCTGTACAACCTCGCCCAGGCCACCAGTGCCCCGGACATCCGGGCCGTGCTGGAGGCCAACCTGGAGGACGAGAAGTCCCACCTGCAGCTTTCTCTCGTCATGCTCGAGCGGGCGCTGGTGGACGACCGGACCTTCCTGGCGGACTTCCTCATCTACCTCTACGGCTACTCGCTGCTGGCACGCCGCCCTATCCGCCAGCAGCGCAAGACCGTGGAGGCGATCGGCCTGGATTTCTACGTCATCTTCGGCTCCAGCATCCGCTTCGTCTTCGACCTGCTCAAGCTCGTCCTCGCCGAGACGGGGCGGTACTCGCCGCTGTGGAGTGTGCTGGACAAGTTCACCCTGGGGTTGGGGCGCGCTCCCAAGCTCATGAAGCTTCTGCACCTGTTCATGTTCCTGCCAGAGCCTCCCTTCAGCCGGTGGCTCGTCTATCACTGGGGCCGGCTCACGTTGCGCCTCGGCCCCATGGGCCGGTCCTCTCCCCCTTGGGAGCGCCCGCTTCCGGTGCCTTCCCTTGCCGACCTGGTACAGGCATGA
- a CDS encoding hydroxysqualene dehydroxylase translates to MSTAPKVLVLGSGVAGLCAAYELAERGCSVTVVEAAPFPGGRTSSFTDAKGRGVDTGLHVVADHYANLLEMLSRLGVSHRLLWVGEHTYLRSGREPMAWGFRSWPAPFHLLRPFARMPLSLGARLRLGRVGLQVASYSQEDLAELDSLSYAEWHRRRGLQRDFTLELAEAAADAATFLTVEEAAARPVLSWIKYLVRHPRSGDVGLWRGTLAECLVEPLCQALARKGGQLLLRHAVVGLEGEGQRVKGVWVSPAETSGPVTHAEGRVPVGGAGRKLLACDFVVSAMNVQSLRAVLPPEWVRAAGLEDAMRLTTTPAMSLLLWFDRPIRPVPAGAPLVTGCAFRDFVDLAMLGRQPRGAPGSVYQFVITRARSRFHDPDEAIVSDVMRDLRSIWPGAQKAQVVDYALERIGAAMFAAVPGAHQLRPPARTRLGNFFLAGDWTRHELNASMEGAALSGRLAADALLRDLGQAGLAIHRVPEPTVMPALRKLGRPFRGPRSGASREEEALA, encoded by the coding sequence ATGAGCACGGCACCCAAGGTGCTGGTCCTCGGCTCCGGCGTGGCTGGCCTGTGTGCGGCCTACGAGCTCGCCGAGCGCGGCTGCTCCGTCACGGTGGTGGAGGCCGCCCCCTTCCCAGGAGGGCGCACCTCGTCCTTTACAGACGCGAAGGGTCGCGGCGTGGACACAGGCCTCCACGTGGTGGCGGACCACTACGCCAACCTGCTGGAGATGCTCTCGCGCCTGGGGGTGTCGCACCGCCTTCTCTGGGTGGGCGAGCACACCTACCTGCGCTCCGGGCGCGAGCCGATGGCGTGGGGCTTCCGCTCGTGGCCCGCGCCCTTCCACCTGCTTCGGCCTTTCGCTCGGATGCCCCTCTCCCTGGGCGCCCGCCTCCGGCTGGGCCGGGTGGGTCTCCAGGTCGCCAGCTACTCGCAGGAGGATCTGGCCGAGTTGGACTCCCTGTCCTACGCCGAGTGGCACCGGCGCCGCGGGCTCCAGAGGGACTTCACCCTGGAGCTGGCGGAGGCCGCGGCGGATGCGGCGACCTTCCTCACGGTGGAGGAGGCCGCCGCGCGGCCGGTGCTGTCGTGGATCAAGTACCTGGTGCGCCACCCGCGCTCCGGGGATGTGGGGCTGTGGCGGGGAACGCTGGCCGAGTGTCTGGTAGAGCCTCTGTGCCAGGCTCTCGCGCGCAAAGGGGGGCAGCTGCTGCTGCGCCACGCGGTGGTCGGGCTGGAGGGAGAGGGACAGCGCGTCAAGGGTGTGTGGGTTTCCCCGGCGGAGACATCCGGTCCAGTCACCCACGCCGAGGGGCGCGTCCCGGTGGGCGGGGCCGGCCGCAAGCTGCTGGCCTGCGACTTCGTCGTGTCCGCGATGAACGTCCAGTCCCTGCGTGCCGTGCTCCCCCCGGAGTGGGTGCGCGCAGCCGGGCTCGAGGACGCCATGAGGCTGACCACCACGCCGGCCATGTCGCTCTTGCTGTGGTTCGATCGCCCCATCCGGCCGGTGCCGGCGGGAGCTCCGCTGGTGACGGGCTGCGCCTTCCGCGACTTCGTGGACCTGGCCATGCTGGGCCGTCAGCCCCGTGGCGCACCGGGCTCCGTGTACCAGTTCGTCATCACCCGGGCGCGCAGCCGCTTCCACGACCCGGATGAAGCCATCGTCTCCGACGTGATGCGGGACCTGCGGAGCATCTGGCCAGGGGCCCAGAAGGCGCAGGTGGTGGACTACGCGCTGGAGCGCATTGGCGCGGCCATGTTCGCCGCGGTGCCGGGCGCGCACCAGCTCCGGCCCCCGGCCCGCACCCGGCTGGGCAACTTCTTCCTGGCCGGCGACTGGACACGGCACGAGCTGAACGCCTCCATGGAGGGGGCCGCCCTGTCGGGCCGGCTGGCCGCGGACGCGCTGCTCCGCGACCTGGGACAGGCTGGGCTCGCCATCCACCGCGTGCCGGAGCCCACGGTGATGCCTGCGCTGCGCAAGCTGGGGCGGCCGTTCCGGGGCCCGAGGTCTGGAGCGTCGAGGGAGGAAGAGGCCCTCGCATGA
- a CDS encoding SDR family NAD(P)-dependent oxidoreductase, with translation MKALDFRDRWVVVTGASSGLGEQLARRLASHHRARLILVARRRERLAALREELRAAHGTEVVLLPMDLAAPDAAERIFTEATRERQVYAVISNAAAYWFGEFTAMPEPQVEQLLRVNVRTPLLLLRRFLPYLDQRGEGGILVITSTGAMMPTPRQALYGGTKALLQGFVESLYHERGRERERVPVCLCSPGGMLTEMLVSSPVLEQLRHRPLIIRMMMRPEVVARRALRAFRRRRFLTVPGIRNQLMVLLSKVLSKRRVGKGAARIYGSR, from the coding sequence ATGAAAGCGCTGGATTTCCGCGATCGCTGGGTGGTCGTCACGGGCGCGTCCTCCGGGCTGGGCGAGCAGCTCGCCCGCCGGCTGGCGTCCCACCACCGGGCCCGGCTCATCCTCGTGGCCCGCCGCCGCGAGCGGCTCGCCGCGCTACGGGAGGAGCTGCGCGCCGCCCATGGCACCGAGGTCGTGCTGCTGCCGATGGACCTGGCCGCGCCGGACGCCGCGGAGCGCATCTTCACCGAGGCGACCCGCGAGCGGCAGGTCTACGCGGTCATCTCCAACGCGGCGGCCTACTGGTTCGGCGAGTTCACCGCCATGCCCGAGCCCCAGGTGGAGCAGCTCCTGCGGGTCAACGTGCGCACGCCCCTGCTCCTCCTCCGGCGCTTCCTTCCCTACCTGGACCAGCGTGGCGAGGGGGGCATCCTGGTCATCACCAGCACCGGAGCGATGATGCCCACGCCCCGGCAGGCGCTGTACGGCGGGACGAAGGCGCTGCTGCAGGGCTTCGTGGAGAGCCTGTACCACGAGCGGGGCAGGGAGCGGGAACGTGTCCCGGTGTGTCTGTGCAGCCCGGGCGGCATGCTGACCGAGATGCTCGTCTCCTCGCCCGTGCTGGAACAGCTCCGCCACCGGCCCCTCATCATCCGCATGATGATGCGCCCCGAGGTGGTGGCCAGGCGCGCGTTGCGCGCATTCCGGCGGCGCAGGTTCCTGACAGTCCCTGGGATCCGGAACCAGCTCATGGTGCTCCTCTCCAAGGTGCTGTCGAAACGGAGGGTGGGAAAGGGGGCGGCCCGAATCTACGGCAGCAGGTAG